Proteins from one Gorilla gorilla gorilla isolate KB3781 chromosome 11, NHGRI_mGorGor1-v2.1_pri, whole genome shotgun sequence genomic window:
- the KCNJ3 gene encoding G protein-activated inward rectifier potassium channel 1 isoform X2, which produces MSALRRKFGDDYQVVTTSSSGSGLQPQGPGQDPQQQLVPKKKRQRFVDKNGRCNVQHGNLGSETSRYLSDLFTTLVDLKWRWNLFIFILTYTVAWLFMASMWWVIAYTRGDLNKAHVGNYTPCVANVYNFPSAFLFFIETEATIGYGYRYITDKCPEGIILFLFQSILGSIVDAFLIGCMFIKMSQPKKRAETLMFSEHAVISMRDGKLTLMFRVGNLRNSHMVSAQIRCKLLKG; this is translated from the coding sequence ATGTCTGCACTCCGAAGGAAATTTGGGGACGATTATCAGGTAGTGACCACATCGTCCAGCGGCTCGGGCTTGCAGCCCCAGGGGCCAGGCCAGGACCCTCAGCAGCAGCTTGTGCCCAAGAAGAAGCGGCAGCGGTTCGTGGACAAGAACGGCCGGTGCAATGTACAGCACGGCAACCTGGGCAGCGAGACAAGCCGCTACCTCTCGGACCTCTTCACCACGCTGGTGGACCTCAAGTGGCGCTGGAACCTCTTCATCTTCATTCTCACCTACACCGTGGCCTGGCTCTTCATGGCGTCCATGTGGTGGGTGATCGCCTACACTCGGGGCGACCTGAACAAAGCCCACGTCGGTAACTACACGCCTTGCGTGGCCAATGTCTATAActtcccttctgccttcctcttcttcATCGAGACGGAGGCCACCATCGGCTATGGCTACCGAtacatcacagacaagtgcccCGAGGGCatcatcctcttcctcttccagtCCATCCTTGGCTCCATCGTGGACGCCTTCCTCATCGGCTGCATGTTCATCAAGATGTCCCAGCCCAAGAAGCGCGCCGAGACCCTCATGTTCAGCGAGCACGCGGTGATCTCCATGAGGGACGGAAAACTCACGCTTATGTTCCGGGTGGGCAACCTGCGCAACAGCCACATGGTCTCCGCGCAGATTCGCTGCAAGCTGCTCAAA